CCCGATCGCCTCGCGCAGCACGTCGATGTCGCCGATATGATTGGCGAGGATCAGCACCAGCGCTGCGTCGAAATCGGCACTCTGCTCCTCGGTGAGGCCGCGATGGGCCTCGACGATGGCGCGGAAGGCGTCGTCAGGGCGCGAGAAGTTCGAGCTGGTGGAGAGCGGCATGCCAGACCTCAATACAAGCCTTCGGCCCGCGCCAGCGCCGCCGCGATCGTCGAACGCGTCGGATGGCGGAAGCGCGCCGCGACATAACCGTCGGGCCTC
This genomic stretch from Bradyrhizobium daqingense harbors:
- a CDS encoding DUF2783 domain-containing protein — translated: MPLSTSSNFSRPDDAFRAIVEAHRGLTEEQSADFDAALVLILANHIGDIDVLREAIGLAKRRMVDGQQQQQQQQ